A region of the Vanrija pseudolonga chromosome 2, complete sequence genome:
TCGGAGCTTGTGGCGGAGTGGGAGGTGaacgggctcggcgagcgccgagctggcgaggaggtaggggacgagcagcgcggcagcggcggcgtgcatcTGTGGGTGGTCGTGAGATGAGAGTCAGAAGAGTTGGGAGTCAGACATGAGATCAGTTGCAGCAGCATTGTTTTTATGCTGGTGGCAAGTAGTGGCTCGAGCGTCGACCAACACGGCTGTTGTTTTAAGGttgggcgtggcggcgtcaTTGTCGCCACTGCGTCGAGCCACCGATCACGAGTCCGGAGATCTAGCTTACACGGATAGATACAACTTGTACTGTATACAGATGCCTGTTGCTGCGAGGTCGGCTGCAGACCACTTGTCTAtgcgttgttgttgctgcgaGGCTGGGTTGGGAGTATACTGTTGCGGTCTATGTATAGTTGAGCTTCAAGGAGGCGAGGTAGGCAACCTCGAGTTGCGGAGGATGCGGTTGGAGTGGGTGCGACGTTCGGAGGGGCAGAGAGAGGTGGGTGGCGGCTTGCCGACAATCGTTCCCAGTAGGAGTCTACACGAGATGCTTGATCGGATGCTGGAATACCCGCGCACGCGGTGCTCTCTTCGCCTACGCACCAACCGTGCACCGAAAGCAAAGACCGCAAGCAGCGCAATAGCAGCGAGCATGGTGccgcggtgggcggcggcggcgagttgGGGCGGCCAGTGGTCGAGCCCTCCGCCAATGAGGCCCAGCACCGAGACGCCGTGATGGCCCGCGTCTGCGTCTGCGCTCAGGCGGACGAAGCCCACGCTTGGGGGGTGTGCCCGGAAGACGGTATACACGTTCTTCAAGaacgcgtcgccgaggatcCAGTCGTCGCTAGGCTGTCAGCTTGCTTTGGCTGGTGCCAGTTTACAATACTCACCCGTCATTGAGACGTACGGCGCCCTCGCACCAgcggtcgacgccgtcgttgtcAACGGCCACGCCGAACGCGCGCAGCTCTGCCGGAGTGTATGTTGCGATGGCTAGGTCGGTCCTGTCGACGGGGTACGACTGACCGCCGAGACGCAAGGCCACGTCGAGGGCCGCGTCGCATGGGAAgaggggcacggcgcggTGCAAGAACGCGCCGGGGATCGCGGCGTAGAATGcctcgaacgcgtcgcggGGGGCAAGGATATGCGACGTGCCCGTGTCGACTGATGCGCGGGCGTTGGTGGGCAGGTTGTGGCCCTGCACGCTGACGCTGTCGAGCGTCACGGCCCAGTCGTGCGCCGATACGAGGGGGAGGTAGTTGATCTCTCCCGatacggcggcgcggtcgacgccgccaaaggtgatggcgccgccggacgcggcaccgcgccggccgagatGTACCCCGAACAGCGGCTCCGGCCACGCCGGCACGCTCTGGAGCCAGAGcgggtcctcgtcctcgtcgtcgtagggCAGCCCGAGGCCCAGCAGGCCAGAGAGGGTGGTGTTGGCCGCCTTCCACTCGCTCGTGGCGTTCACCATGCCTTTGGTGGGGTGAGCGCAGCCCCAAGGTATGTAGGTCACGTACCAAACGACCCGACGCCACCGAGGAGGCCCACGACGTCGGTCACGATCTCGCCCGACGCACTCCCCTCGCCGTACTCTGCGTCAAAGGCCTGCCCGCTCCGCACAGCTCTCGAAGAGTCGTATAGTGGCACGTTGGCGCActctgccgcctcggcgcacTCGGACAGGACCCACAGGTCCGGCGAgcccgtgtcgacgaccacgtcgagctgctgcccgccgacGGACAGGCGGAGGGAGtactgctcgtcgccgaccgtCTCCCACCGGCGCAGGGGATACGTCGTGGCCACTGGGCTACTGCCGCccggtgggggtggtggcatcgctgccgctgttaccgccgccgccatggcggcTGGAGCGAGAGCTGGAAGACGCATGGTGGAagaggcgcgcgcgtgcaaTGTGGTGGtatgtcgaggacgacgcctcgtcgccggcgtgctgaGAGGCACCGGTGTGTTTGTCGCCGCTGTGGTCGTGTTGTTCGTGTCCAACTCACGGGGCGTCGCCGTGACGCTTGTGTCAAAGTCGCGCGGTGTAGCTGTCGAGGACGAAGTGGAAGAGTACACCAggtcgctcgagctcgggagcatgccccgccgctcgaggcCCGCCTTGacgctgtcgaggaggacaaaCTGGCAGCACATGCTGCTGCGAGGAGGCACAGGAGAGGCAGTGGGCGCAGTGCGGTGCGCAGGTCGCAGACAGCCTCGTATCTGGGGCCTTTATGAAAAGCGACGTACATGCCATGCCGCCAGACGACATGCTGTCGTCATCGAGCAGCAAgcacctgctcctcggctgtcccgctgctgccacaTGGCCCACCCATGGCGAGTTAAGCATGTTTACTGCCGCTCAAGCGAGGTCTGGACTCGTGCAGCAACTATGAATAGATGCTGGGCATGCTGCTGGGAGCTTGGGAGTTGTGGGGGCGAGGTAtggggtgctgctgcgtgtgGTGTACAGTGTGCAAATGCCGGAGCTGCTGCGTCGCTTGCACACAACGGCCACGGGCATGCTGCGGCTGTAGGCGGTGaacgctgctgctgcgtgcagTGTCGTCCGCAGATCACCTACTGCGCACTTCTCTTGGTGGCAGTTGGCGCCTATCCCCTCCCTTGCGCGTGCATTCACGGCGATGCATTCATTCTTCTACTACCGTCCTAAGACGCATAACCATGCCCCCCTAGAACTCGACCTCAAGCTTGCCCTgcaccgtcgcgccgacgctgcgcaCGTCAAGCGCGTACGAGCCGGCACCGACAATGCcctgcagctcgccgctggcagTCTCGGGCTCAACCACCCAGTCGGCGGTGAGCTTGCCGtccgcgacgcggccgcgctcgcggagcaCGACATCGCCCTTCTTGCCTGCGATGGTGCCGGCGAAGACGAGCTGGCCGTCTGGAAGCGaggcgcgtcagcgccgagcggTGTGTGTGGTCGTGGAGCGGAGTCAAGCCTTCCCCCTGCCTTCCCTCTGCCTTCCCCCTCCCATCCcctcgaggaaggtggtggcccacccacccaccctcgagcAAGCTCGGAGTTGAGGAGgcccatccacccaccctgctggcgcgagcaacacatcgcccgcccacccacccctacgcgctgcgcgcgagaagtctatgccaccacccacccctccaccgctccgcctccccccaccctTTAcccggctccgcctccccttTGTTTCACTCACCGTACCAGTACGAGTCCTTGTTGCCCTTGACCGGGTGGAAAGTGACAATGTACGCGCCGGTGCCCTTGCCGTTGACGTCGGGGCCAGAGAAGGCGTACTCGGCCGACGCGGTGCCGGTCGTGATGCCGGGCGTCTGCTCGTCGGTTTCGGCGGTCCACGCGACGTTCTGGAAGGGCACGGTGACTAGCAgagcgcgcgtcagcgcgtgctgcgcgagcgaggcacGGAGCGAGCAGGCATCCATCCATCCGGTGGAGTCTGGCGCCGTCAAACTCACGGTTGAGGACTTTGGACGACATGATGCTGCTGTGGGGGCTGTGGATGGTGGGACGCTGGGAACTGTGCCGCGGCAGCTGCCTTTATACGTCACCACGGCCGACCCCAGCGCAACGCTGCCAGCGCTGCTGCATTGCGCTAGCTCGCGTGCTGTCGTGCTGTTGGCTGCTCTCCTGCTCGCCATTCAACAGCGTGGGAAATGGACTGGAAAGTGCCACGCCCgtgttggctggctggcgagtGACGACAGGCGTGGTGACGTGGGCCATATGGTCTCCGCCGAGATCGGCGCCGGGGCTCCCGACGCTCATCGTGATTCCGGCGGAGCTGCGGATGGCGATGGGCGATGGGGTCGGGTCGAGGCGAAGTCAGTCGCGATGGATGTCGTGCAGTGCGCGACTCGGCGTGCTGCATGATGTACGCGCCTTATTGTATCACGCGACTCGGCGTGCACGATCAGGTGGGCGGGGTGCAGTGCAGTGATGGCCACACAGCCTGCGATGTAGCTCGTCGGGCACTGATGGCTCGCACAGGATCGCTGGCAAGCTACCACGGTCATGGCTTGCTTTCCGTGGCCCGTCTCCGCTCGGCCTCTGCTGCTCATTCATCGTCTGCCCATCGCGTGGTGCAATGTACTCTGCCAGCGTGCGGGGTGACACTCTGTGCGTCGGgtcgcgcgtcgctcgctcgactcTGCGCACGTTCATCGGCACCGCAGGCGGCACAGCGCCTGATCAAGGAGGCGATGGTGCTAGCGGCGGCAGTGAATCAATCCGCAGCGGCCattcctcgacgccgctgtgCCGCTGTTTCACTCAACCCCGTGCATCGATTGCTCGGGCCGCCTACAGCAGTGCAGCCCACCTACATatctcgtcgacgtcgacctcggcacaCTGCAACCCCCCAACCACACACAATGCCCGACCTCCGCCCCATCTGGAAACGCATAGCGACCGCGCTCGTAGCGCAGCAGGAGCACATGGACTTTGTGCGTTGTCGCTCCCCTGCCGGCCGGAGCAGGCCCGCTGACCCTTGCTTGCGCAGATGGTCGGACCGGTCGctgacggcgccgcgcgccaggccCGCGCGTGGTCCCTCTGGTCCGCGGCGTGGGTTACGCAcaacgagggcgacgggTCCAGGGGGTACGCTACGCGCATGTTTTTGCGCCATGCCATCGGGCAGGGGTTTGACATCGACGAGATTTCGCAGGAGGATGAGGTTGCGCGGAAGTGGAAGGATGAGGCTTATGTGGTGGGTTTGGTGGTCTGGTCCGGTCTGGGATGGGGTGGCGCTGACGCTTTGCagctcgaggatgaggcAGTGGGTACAGGCCGGGACGAGGGCCTCACGGCTGCTGGCGacgctgacacacccaggccgccgccgtcgcggccaaCGAGTTCGACACGTCCCCCGACGCCATGTCCCGCGACGCGCAGGTACGCATGCTCGGCAACATCATCATGGGGCAGATGGGCGAGCTGTTCCGCGCCAAGGGGGAAGCGTTCGCGGGTGGCATGTAGGCGTGGCAGAGCAAGAGGAGTGGCCCGGCAACGACAGGGGAGGAAGCAACGAGCAAGTAGTAACGATTCAAGCTCATGATGCAGTACAACGCGTCTCGTGTTCTAGTGTACAGTGCTCCTTTTGCCGCCCTACAaccgcgcctgcgcctcctcctcgccgcgcgtccACTCGCCCGCCTCCACCGTGGCCAAGAACCGCGCGAACGCGTCGGCCAGCTCACCCGGCTTCTCCTGCACGGCCATGTGCCCCGCGTCCGGGATGACCTCGTTGCGTGACAGCTCCGGGCGCCACACGAGCTCGTTGGCgttctcctcgccgaccatCCACACGGGGTCGCCGGCCATCACGAACGCGGTGGGGCAGCGGACGTGGGGCAGCGCGTCCCATCCGCGCTGGGGGCTCTCGCCGTTCGAGAAGCACGCGGCCTCGCACCACCCGGGCGTGGCGAGCGTCACTGGCCCCTCTGGGTCGGCCGTGGCGGGCACGAGCGAGTGGCTCAGCCACAGGGCGAACACGTCGTCTGACCAGGACTTGAAGAGCGGCGAGTTGCGgttcgcctcggcggcggcagcgcgagAAGGCCACGTATCGCGCcgcttgagcgcgccgagcgtgaaCGGCCACCCCTTTGCGGGGTTGTTGACGAGCACGGGGATCGTCATCGGCTCGATGAGGAAGAGCGCGTCAAAGAGCTGCGggtacgccgcggcggcctgcacGAGCGCGTTGCCGCCAAAGCTGTGCCCTACGCCGAtcacgcggcgcggctgcgctGAGCTGCGCCACGGGACATGCTCTGGCGCCGCCCTGTccgacagcggcgcgacgtgctTGACAAAGTTGgccacgtcgcgcgccgtgtcctcccacgcgagcgcggcgccgagcaccccGTCGTTGAGCGTCACGCTGTCCCCGTGgtgcacgtcgtcgaggaacCAGATGTCGTCGATGGGCGGGAGGGCCGTCGGGGTCGCAAGTGGTGCGGGGGTGCCGAACTGCGTTGTCGGGTCGGATGAGCGGTTGAGGAGCGCTGTCGCCATGGGGTGGAAGTGCTGCGGGGTGTGTCAGCCGCGAAGCGGCGAAGCCGCGAGATGCCGTCAGGACTGAAGCAAAGTGCtctgcccgccgcgctccgctcGCAGCTCCACTCACCTCCTTCTGGAACCCGTTCGCATGCAAAAACACAAGCGTGACGccctccgcgtcgtc
Encoded here:
- the PAG_0 gene encoding Pregnancy-associated glycoprotein, which gives rise to MNASPSMCCQFVLLDSVKAGLERRGMLPSSSDLVYSSTSSSTATPRDFDTSVTATPRELDTNNTTTAATNTPVPLSTPATRRRPRHTTTLHARASSTMRLPALAPAAMAAAVTAAAMPPPPPGGSSPVATTYPLRRWETVGDEQYSLRLSVGGQQLDVVVDTGSPDLWVLSECAEAAECANVPLYDSSRAVRSGQAFDAEYGEGSASGEIVTDVVGLLGGVGSFGMVNATSEWKAANTTLSGLLGLGLPYDDEDEDPLWLQSVPAWPEPLFGVHLGRRGAASGGAITFGGVDRAAVSGEINYLPLVSAHDWAVTLDSVSVQGHNLPTNARASVDTGTSHILAPRDAFEAFYAAIPGAFLHRAVPLFPCDAALDVALRLGGQSYPVDRTDLAIATYTPAELRAFGVAVDNDGVDRWCEGAVRLNDGDDWILGDAFLKNVYTVFRAHPPSVGFVRLSADADAGHHGVSVLGLIGGGLDHWPPQLAAAAHRGTMLAAIALLAVFAFGARLHPIKHLV